A stretch of the Elephas maximus indicus isolate mEleMax1 chromosome 3, mEleMax1 primary haplotype, whole genome shotgun sequence genome encodes the following:
- the LOC126072191 gene encoding zinc finger protein 883-like isoform X2, which translates to MKSDSWLSTLGEICEYYGREHQYNNQGRHMRMSTVESLYESKDGKVNTGEEGNQCGKNFSWIGNLTSLKRMSPGVNPFQCFECGKTFISHLSFKYHIRSHTGYKPYCKECGEDCSCPSYLKPRVREKLCKCKDYGKPCNCFLPLTKRIRVHIGERPYGCKECGKAFSYLSSLTRHIRTHSGERLFECKKCEKTFSCSSSLAVHIRTHSVERPYECKECGKTFRYFSDLTKHIKTHSGERPYECKECGKAFIYLSSLTRHIRTHSGERLFECKECGKAFSRSSSLAKHIKTHSEEKPYECKECGKAFRYFSDLTRHVRTHSGERPYECKECGKAFICSSSLTIHVRSHSGERPYECQECGKAFTRSSHLTTHIRTHSEERPYECKECGKAFKHFAELTRHVRVHSEENPYECKECGKAFSCSSSLTIHIRSHSGERPYECEECGKAFTRSSHLTTHIRTHSEERPYECKECGKAFKHFSELTKHVRVHSGEKPYECKECGKAFSQFSRLTRHVRVHSGEKPFECKECGKSFSQFSYLTGHIRAHNGYRPYQCKECGKAFIRSSHLTEHIRTHSGERPYKCKECGKAFFQSSHLTNHVRSHTGEKPYECKECVKAFSCFSSFRKHVRTFHGVRPHDRNVRKSLVSSHTSLTI; encoded by the exons ATGAAGAGTGACTCCTGGTTATCCACGTTAGGAGAAATCTGTGAATACTATGGCCGTGAACATCAGTACAACAACCAGGGGAGGCACATGAG AATGTCTACAGTAGAGAGCCTCTACGAAAGTAAAGATGGTAAAGTAAATACAGGTGAAGAAGGTAATCAGTGTGGAAAAAATTTCAGCTGGATTGGAAATCTTACTAGTCTCAAAAGGATGTCTCCTGGAGTAAATCCTTTTCAGTGCTTTGAATGTGGAAAAACCTTCATCAGTCATTTATCATTTAAGTATCACATCAGATCTCACACTGGATACAAACCTTATTGTAAGGAATGTGGAGAAGACTGCAGTTGTCCTTCTTACCTGAAACCTCGTGTGAGAGAGAAACTTTGTAAATGTAAGGATTATGGGAAACCTTGTAATTGTTTCTTACCTCTCACTAAGCGTATAAGAGTTCACattggagagaggccttatgggtgtaaggagtgtgggaaagccttcagttATCTCTCAAGCCTCACTAGAcacataagaactcacagtggagagaggctttTTGAATGTAAGAAATGTGAGAAAACCTTCAGTTGTTCCTCATCCCTTGCTGtgcatataagaactcacagtgtgGAGAGGCcctatgaatgtaaagaatgtggaaaAACCTTCCGTTATTTCTCAGATCTCACTAAACATATAAAAacacacagtggagagaggccttatgaatgtaaagaatgtgggaaagcctttatttaTCTCTCAAGCCTCACtagacatataagaactcacagtggagagaggctatttgaatgtaaggaatgtgggaaagcctttagtcgttCCTCATCCCTGGCTAAACATATAAAAACTCACAGTgaagagaagccttatgaatgtaaggaatgtgggaaagcctttcgtTATTTCTCAGATCTCACTAGACATGTAAGAACTcatagtggagagaggccttatgaatgtaaggaatgtgggaaagcctttatttgtTCCTCATCTCTCACTATACATGTAAgatctcacagtggagagaggccttacgaatgtcaggaatgtgggaaagcctttactcGGTCGTCACACCTCACTACCCATATAAGAACACACAGtgaagagaggccttatgaatgtaaagaatgtggaaaAGCTTTTAAGCATTTTGCAGAACTCACTAGACATGTTAGAGTTCACAGTGAAGAAAatccttatgaatgtaaggaatgtgggaaagcctttagttgttCCTCATCTCTCACTATACATATAAgatctcacagtggagagaggccttatgaatgtgaggaatgtgggaaagcctttacgcGGTCCTCACACCTCACTACCCATATAAGAACACACAGTGAAGagagaccttatgaatgtaaagaatgtggaaaagcctttaagCATTTTTCTGAACTCACTAAACATGTAAgagttcacagtggagagaagccttatgaatgtaaggaatgtgggaaagcctttagtcagttTTCACGACTCACTAGACATGTTAgagttcacagtggagagaagccttttgaatgtaaggaatgtggaaaatcCTTTAGTCAGTTTTCATACCTCACTGGCCATATAAGAGCTCACAATGGATACAGGCCTTAtcaatgtaaagaatgtgggaaagccttcattCGGTCCTCACACCTAACTGAACATATAAGAACGCACAGtggagaaaggccatataaatgtaaagaatgtgggaaagccttttttCAGTCCTCACACCTCACTAACCACGTAAGATctcacactggagagaagccttatgaatgtaaggaatgcgtGAAAGCCTTTAGTTGTTTCTCATCTTTCCGTAAACATGTTAGAACCTTCCATGGAGTTAGGCCTCATGATAGGAATGTGAGAAAGTCTTTAGTCAGTTCTCACACGTCACTGACCATATAA
- the LOC126072191 gene encoding zinc finger protein 791-like isoform X1 — protein sequence MDSVVFEDVAVEFTQEEWALLDFSQRKLYRDVMMETFSNLDSVFKQDNNEQALSMKSDSWLSTLGEICEYYGREHQYNNQGRHMRMSTVESLYESKDGKVNTGEEGNQCGKNFSWIGNLTSLKRMSPGVNPFQCFECGKTFISHLSFKYHIRSHTGYKPYCKECGEDCSCPSYLKPRVREKLCKCKDYGKPCNCFLPLTKRIRVHIGERPYGCKECGKAFSYLSSLTRHIRTHSGERLFECKKCEKTFSCSSSLAVHIRTHSVERPYECKECGKTFRYFSDLTKHIKTHSGERPYECKECGKAFIYLSSLTRHIRTHSGERLFECKECGKAFSRSSSLAKHIKTHSEEKPYECKECGKAFRYFSDLTRHVRTHSGERPYECKECGKAFICSSSLTIHVRSHSGERPYECQECGKAFTRSSHLTTHIRTHSEERPYECKECGKAFKHFAELTRHVRVHSEENPYECKECGKAFSCSSSLTIHIRSHSGERPYECEECGKAFTRSSHLTTHIRTHSEERPYECKECGKAFKHFSELTKHVRVHSGEKPYECKECGKAFSQFSRLTRHVRVHSGEKPFECKECGKSFSQFSYLTGHIRAHNGYRPYQCKECGKAFIRSSHLTEHIRTHSGERPYKCKECGKAFFQSSHLTNHVRSHTGEKPYECKECVKAFSCFSSFRKHVRTFHGVRPHDRNVRKSLVSSHTSLTI from the exons GACTCAGTGGTGTTTGAGGATGTGGCTGTGGAATTTACccaggaagagtgggctttgTTGGATTTTTCTCAGagaaaactctacagagatgtgatgatggaaaccttcAGTAACCTGGACTCAG TTTTTAAACAGGATAATAATGAACAAGCATTGTCCATGAAGAGTGACTCCTGGTTATCCACGTTAGGAGAAATCTGTGAATACTATGGCCGTGAACATCAGTACAACAACCAGGGGAGGCACATGAG AATGTCTACAGTAGAGAGCCTCTACGAAAGTAAAGATGGTAAAGTAAATACAGGTGAAGAAGGTAATCAGTGTGGAAAAAATTTCAGCTGGATTGGAAATCTTACTAGTCTCAAAAGGATGTCTCCTGGAGTAAATCCTTTTCAGTGCTTTGAATGTGGAAAAACCTTCATCAGTCATTTATCATTTAAGTATCACATCAGATCTCACACTGGATACAAACCTTATTGTAAGGAATGTGGAGAAGACTGCAGTTGTCCTTCTTACCTGAAACCTCGTGTGAGAGAGAAACTTTGTAAATGTAAGGATTATGGGAAACCTTGTAATTGTTTCTTACCTCTCACTAAGCGTATAAGAGTTCACattggagagaggccttatgggtgtaaggagtgtgggaaagccttcagttATCTCTCAAGCCTCACTAGAcacataagaactcacagtggagagaggctttTTGAATGTAAGAAATGTGAGAAAACCTTCAGTTGTTCCTCATCCCTTGCTGtgcatataagaactcacagtgtgGAGAGGCcctatgaatgtaaagaatgtggaaaAACCTTCCGTTATTTCTCAGATCTCACTAAACATATAAAAacacacagtggagagaggccttatgaatgtaaagaatgtgggaaagcctttatttaTCTCTCAAGCCTCACtagacatataagaactcacagtggagagaggctatttgaatgtaaggaatgtgggaaagcctttagtcgttCCTCATCCCTGGCTAAACATATAAAAACTCACAGTgaagagaagccttatgaatgtaaggaatgtgggaaagcctttcgtTATTTCTCAGATCTCACTAGACATGTAAGAACTcatagtggagagaggccttatgaatgtaaggaatgtgggaaagcctttatttgtTCCTCATCTCTCACTATACATGTAAgatctcacagtggagagaggccttacgaatgtcaggaatgtgggaaagcctttactcGGTCGTCACACCTCACTACCCATATAAGAACACACAGtgaagagaggccttatgaatgtaaagaatgtggaaaAGCTTTTAAGCATTTTGCAGAACTCACTAGACATGTTAGAGTTCACAGTGAAGAAAatccttatgaatgtaaggaatgtgggaaagcctttagttgttCCTCATCTCTCACTATACATATAAgatctcacagtggagagaggccttatgaatgtgaggaatgtgggaaagcctttacgcGGTCCTCACACCTCACTACCCATATAAGAACACACAGTGAAGagagaccttatgaatgtaaagaatgtggaaaagcctttaagCATTTTTCTGAACTCACTAAACATGTAAgagttcacagtggagagaagccttatgaatgtaaggaatgtgggaaagcctttagtcagttTTCACGACTCACTAGACATGTTAgagttcacagtggagagaagccttttgaatgtaaggaatgtggaaaatcCTTTAGTCAGTTTTCATACCTCACTGGCCATATAAGAGCTCACAATGGATACAGGCCTTAtcaatgtaaagaatgtgggaaagccttcattCGGTCCTCACACCTAACTGAACATATAAGAACGCACAGtggagaaaggccatataaatgtaaagaatgtgggaaagccttttttCAGTCCTCACACCTCACTAACCACGTAAGATctcacactggagagaagccttatgaatgtaaggaatgcgtGAAAGCCTTTAGTTGTTTCTCATCTTTCCGTAAACATGTTAGAACCTTCCATGGAGTTAGGCCTCATGATAGGAATGTGAGAAAGTCTTTAGTCAGTTCTCACACGTCACTGACCATATAA